A genomic segment from Necator americanus strain Aroian chromosome III, whole genome shotgun sequence encodes:
- a CDS encoding hypothetical protein (NECATOR_CHRIII.G12406.T2) yields the protein MDRLMFAPLYRTIPCELNSEQAAGETINDDSKFAVSIDVSKFKPENLKVNLDGRNLTIEGKQEVKEENGYSMRSFVRQWVLPGNVNLDAIKSSLTDSGRLSIEAPKIVKPEAETGRSIPIERGPDLAQADQHFTAIFLQYIQAFTKTYGYGYGYDALHKSRLCST from the exons ATGGATCGGCTTATGTTCGCACCATTGTATCGCACAATTCCTTGTGAGCTGAACTCGGAGCAAGCGGCTGGTGAG ACCATCAATGACGACTCAAAGTTTGCCGTATCGATCGATGTCTCCAAATTCAAACCAGAGAACCTCAAAGTCAACTTGGACGGTCGAAACCTTACTATCGAGGGCAAACAAGAGGTGAAGGAGGAAAACGGGTATTCAATGAG gtCATTCGTTCGCCAATGGGTTCTGCCGGGAAATGTAAACCTTGACGCCATAAAATCCTCACTCACCGACAGTGGTCGTCTCTCTATCGAAGCTCCCAAGATTGTAAAACCAGAAGCGGAGACTGGCAGATCCATCCCGATCGAACGT GGACCAGATCTCGCGCAGGCTGATCAACACTTCACGGCGATCTTCCTGCAGTATATCCAGGCTTTCACCAAGACCTACGGATACGGATACGGATATGATGCATTGCATAAGTCGAGGCTGTGCTCtacatga
- a CDS encoding hypothetical protein (NECATOR_CHRIII.G12406.T1) — translation MSLWIRPASFFPRFFEEAMRDFRQMDRLMFAPLYRTIPCELNSEQAAGETINDDSKFAVSIDVSKFKPENLKVNLDGRNLTIEGKQEVKEENGYSMRSFVRQWVLPGNVNLDAIKSSLTDSGRLSIEAPKIVKPEAETGRSIPIERVSAKQ, via the exons ATGTCCTTGTGGATTCGTCCTGCTTCCTTTTTCCCGCGATTCTTCGAAGAAGCCATGCGGGACTTCCGCCAGATGGATCGGCTTATGTTCGCACCATTGTATCGCACAATTCCTTGTGAGCTGAACTCGGAGCAAGCGGCTGGTGAG ACCATCAATGACGACTCAAAGTTTGCCGTATCGATCGATGTCTCCAAATTCAAACCAGAGAACCTCAAAGTCAACTTGGACGGTCGAAACCTTACTATCGAGGGCAAACAAGAGGTGAAGGAGGAAAACGGGTATTCAATGAG gtCATTCGTTCGCCAATGGGTTCTGCCGGGAAATGTAAACCTTGACGCCATAAAATCCTCACTCACCGACAGTGGTCGTCTCTCTATCGAAGCTCCCAAGATTGTAAAACCAGAAGCGGAGACTGGCAGATCCATCCCGATCGAACGTGTCAGTGCAAAGCAGTAA